The genomic stretch tgTACATGGTAGTTACAAAACATAACCTGCTTTTTGTTTACTCgataaaaaaaattcccttaagaAACATATATCGTAATGGTGCTAGCTTTGGTGAAAGTCGAAATGTTGCCAAAagtcaaaagtgttaaaaatatcaaacggtctttttcacataaattttctttaacttgaAACCCTTAGAACCAACCATTACACTAAGAAATGCTATATAAATCTAATAACCTTGCCCAGGCCGACCTTTTGGCAGAAAGGGTTCACTCAGTCCTAATGGAGGTATGTTTCGTGCTAGTCTCACAACTACATTGGCACTTGGGCCTAGATCTGGTTCTCCCAGTTCATTTCTTAGAAGGGGGTCATTTTCAAGGGTTAGTTGTCGTGTGAATAACTATTGCTGAATTAAAATGTGAGGAAAGATCAGGACGTTTGCTTAAACGATGAAAGTGAACATTCTGCTTACTTGGTCAAAGGGTGTTTTGGCTCAAATGAAAGACGCAAGGAAGGCTGATGGAAATTGGCCCTCCCCTTAAATTCTCTTTTGACATCCGAACATgtcattaatgtaaaaaaatacaattttgatgtatCCTATGAGGAGATTCTTCCACCTACTGATTCTTCCTTAGTTTATTCATATCTTACCGCCTTATTGTCGCTGCAGTTAGTGAGCCAGAGCAGTCTATAGGTTTTTCAACTAAAATTGGTCTTCCGGTTAATGGAGGAATAGCGCATACAGGTGAAGGGTTGATGAGATTCTTAGAAATAAGTTCTTCGAGAGCATCTTCGGTCTTAGTTGGGGGAAGAGACCACTGCTACTGTAAAGTATTCGGTGTCTTAATAGAGGTCTTTTCTGGGGGTGCTCCTGAATGCGATTAGGAATAGCTTTGACGAAGTTTTAGTTCAAAACCTGTCTGTCGCAGTTGTTTTAACCAATGCCACAAAGTAAACGGTTATAGATATCTTGTTTTCTTCGTCATATAATGTTTTCTGAAgtcttcctgaaaatcttctgAAATCTTCTTCTGAAATATGGATTTGTAATGTAGTAGTCTATAAGGCTCTAGAACATAATTGTATGGTGTTTTAATAACTCAAGTGAGATTTACAATTATAGTACGTAAGTTTAGGCCATCGACATTGTTTTGCCTTGCTATAGATGGACTTAATTTAAGAACTTTGTGATTATTGTATCGACTATTATGATAATTTTGCTTTAGGCAATGATCTTTTCTTATTTATAGAGTCCATTGTATGGCCTTCAGCCAGCTTTGGATTGGAAAACGAGGAGGTTTATCTGTTTatgctttaataatataaattaataaacgattactttaatatatatatttttatgttttacctaATACACCtcgaatatataaaataaattatacctcTCAACTGGCACTTGTTtggtgctcccggcttgtgcaagcgtatctttaaagtgcctgtgctcgcttatgcgttgacggatttcgttggaaaaagtaccgttggaattctcataaaaatgtaaaaatagttgatatcttgtaaaatttgtataacctatttaaaacagctgatacatatcaaaagacaaaatcttagttgctcccggcttgtgcaagcatacctttaaagtgatcgtgatcgcttatgcattgacggaaaGAAAATGAAGAAAAGAGTGCCgatgaaatttgtataataatgcCTAAATAGTTGTTTTCTTGtgcaatttttataactatatcgGTTTTATAGTTATTTGGCTTTAAATACTTTAATCATACGCCATTTTGGAACGGGTAgcaggattttgttaatattgtattttaaaaaaagtctaCCAAAGGTTAATAAAATTCTTAAGTTTGTTTAACctgttcaaaatatataatcttttataaaaagcatacagacagatggaaaactaaaggttttttaGGACATACATTAATATGTAGCCtacttttttgctcatttttatgtgtagaacaaaagtATTGGAATACATTATTTTAGAACATCCTGTATAATAAACCAAAGCGTTCAATTGGATCCAATACTATAAAAACACAACAACCTTTTTGCAGATATTACCCGAAATGTATGGCTGGACAAGTGCTCACTAGCGCAATGAGATTTAAAAGTGGTCTAACATGAGACACGACGCTAGCGCTATCTCTGGACAGCTCACTAAACCAATACGGGTTAACACGCTTGAATCTCCAGGTGGAGTCTGTCTCAAGGTGGAGTTAAGGCGTGCTCTTGTTCTCAATAATTAGTGACCAATGCTAATGGTGAGAAAGGTTAAATGACGGAGACTGGTaagataataaatagtttaatcaattaattatggTGTAGTATACAAGGTAGTGTTTCAATGTGTCAGGATGCATAGCATGAAGTCTGTACAAAATATGTCTACTGTGGTTAGACTAGATACATGATGAATGGAACACACAGGGGTGTCCCTTGGATGTTGGGGAAACAAGAGGGGGGTTCATGGAATGGGATGAAGTAACAGATAAGTCTGTGGAAATTGTGGAAATACAGATAACAAAAAATGGAGGGAACCGGATGAGGGTTGAAGGGATCAGAAATTACGAAACTGGCAAAATGGAacagaaaataacttaaaatatcaaTCTCAAGTCTAACACTGGTCTTCTAAGAACAACCATCTGAGAcgatttaatttttcttacagagcataaataataaatagacgaTGACACACACTTTCTGACTCTTAATACATTAGCTCACTACACAATTGTTCTTACAATAAGGTTgaacataattttactatttatacttattttatttttaaatgaattggaCAACAATGAGCAAAATTGGTGTTgatacgattttattttattgaattaaaactaatacaaaagtGAAAAACAGCAATAGCTGAAAAACTGGATGGCTACAGGTATGAGAAATTATTTTACGAGTTAAATACTGTAACTCATTTATTCTGAAAATTCCAGATCGGTTATGTAAACTGGGGTAGAAAGTATTATAAAACAGGAGTCACATTCTTGGCTCcgtgttttttatttgtacttcaATTCATTAGATTGTTTCTTAGAAACTGGTTCACAGTAAACAAAGATACGATCGTTATACACGCGTgcattgaatataaaaataataattatctttttcAATCAATGccgatattaaaataatattatttgttctgGCATCAATAATGAATATCAACTAATATCAATTGTTCACATTCTAAAATGTTTCTCCAAAATATGGAACATTTCCCACTCTTTTTAACATGCTGTTTCCATATTTAGTGTTTATGTTCAAGATTTTCCACCTTCTCATGAACACTTTAAGAACTAAGAGTAATTTAGGTGGTAAGATTTTGGTAAGGGTGTTGGACACCCTATGGCACAAATTTCATTTTGCACCAAATTTAGGATTAGCTCATATATATCACTGGTGCAGTCTTATTAAGAtccttaaaatttaaagtcatttAGACGTTCATCTAAAGTTAcgattaaaactttttcaatccCTTATTGATGCACAGAGTTCTTAAAACTTGGAGTTGggttgttaaattaataacttgtGGTTAGGTTTGGTAAACTCAAAATCAACCTCCCCACGTTTTTGAAGCGATGTCACTTTGGTAAAATCAATTACATCTGAAAGTCTTACCACAATATCAAGGTAGTATTATCAGTCTATTGTTTGTTTACTGTAAATCAGTTATAAACAAAGACTTTAAGAATATTCTACACAAATGTTACACTGCACTCAATGTCTTAACTCTAGGGAcctacagaaaatatataatagtactGCAGCACAAGTACTTTTTTATAGTACTAGTTCAGTGTACAAGAGGGCTGTGTTTGTAAACCTTGGGAACTTCCAATAAATTGTGGTGAACCTTTTCACttcgaattttatatttttgcatgttAAGAAAAATAGTCTGATTGTTGCCGAAATGCATACATAtcacaaaacataattataggACACAAATCTGACTTTTACTCACAGAATCTAAGATATTTTACGATTAGTTACAATATCGAAGAGGTTCTGTTTCATTGAAAACAAGGTCCCTTCGATCTAGATGTGCTCCTAAAACGATGCAAAACAGTCAGTCTTTTGACTCATAAGGGGCCGGTGTGAATTAAAATATGTGGTCGGATGACAAAGGAACATTTGTGGTTAAAGGTAGGCTCTATAATCTATTGCTATTAATCATACATACTATAATCTTGAGTAGTTTGTATTACAGTGttcttattattacatttgtaaaaaacttACTGATAGAAAATATTCCTGTACCACACAAAACGGGATTTGCAGAActgtaatattatcaaaaaatcaattacagagttatttatttacacaaataaataagagtaacgtttgataataaaatgttcttcaattacaatttactctgtgagcaaaacatttcaatatttataacatccattaatgatgaaaatatgaaattatctTCACTGTGTACCTGAAATTAAACTTATGATAATTATATTCccaaatttaatctttaaaaaaggaacatacttcatttatattttaggaattgcataattaaagttattgttaCATTGAGATAATATTGAGAAATGATACtgaatatttaagtaattactATTGAgcaatttttaataactgtttttgaCTCAACCCTATGCAATTTGGAACATCTTCGCtttcttgtttaattatttacaactgttttcataaagcaaacatttttcttaattgatgtattttaatgaattattcaaGACTCCCTAAGTAAGCGTATTAGGTAATTAATCAGTGTAGCTTGTACTTTCTTTGAACTATTCAAAGTGTAGACCAGTTTGTAAGTAATcttaattgaagaaaaatattaatattaaaaataaatactaaattcttACAAGAATATTAACACTATTTGTTCAGCCTTATCATtggtaaatacataaataaagcaataactaAAACTGTCAGAGTACTTCTTCCCCTAACTATTACTGAATAGTTTGTTGCTTTTAGTGCTGTAGAAAAGGTGGTTGATATCTAGTTAAATCCCCGTTCACACTAATTAATTGTCAGTcctagatttttattttattctaatactaATGACTGCAGTTATTAAgaaagtttattacataaaattggTGCTATATTTAACTTTCAGTTTATTTTTGGAACAACTTAGTAAGTGtgacaaatttatatttagaaacattaaaaaataaaatctcaaattggttcctaataaattatatcttttaaataacactttttatttgtaGACTACGATAATACATGAAACAACGGAGCATCTAGGTTTTGTCTTATCACCGTAAGAAATGATATGTAATTccaattgttaattttaataggaATTTCTTGAAGTTATTATCATattgtataacataaatataaaatttgattggaATATTTAAAGTGAAATGTACTTTACGTGATGTATTGTTACATATACAAAGTTTGCACGTGAaatgtgcaatttttttatttgaccatTTAATGCATAATAGTTTATCTTATAATTAAATTCCAGGAACTGAATGATGCATCTAATCACTTGTCTTTCTCAGAACTTGAAGCATGCAAAGGTCTGTGAAAAATGTAGAGAATTTTTGTCTAGTATATGTGACAAATCGTCATGACATTTAACTTTTTAcgaagttttatatttatttcagtgacTCAAACATCAcgtttataacttttattactatCCTATCATAAAATCAACAAGAGGACACGCTCATTTCCAAAAATTTAGTTAAACAGTCTGCACGGGTGTAAAAgactatgaaaaattattttatgaggtagtattaggctttaaaaatattaaataaatagatatacaAACTAAACTTCTTTAGCGCATCGATGGATATCCAGTAATAGCTTTCCTTGTGCGAACTCTTACAACGCTTTGATAAACAACCATATAATACATATAGATAATATACAAGGGTAAGGTAAAGTGAGGGAGGCCTCAGGAGTACGACATGTTGGTACCAGGCGACGCGCATGAACACTGAGTCACTATCGGATATTCCACTTTTATCCACTGGCATAACCTCTGTTGAGGCTGGAGGGCGGCGTTGGTGAACACCATTGGGCGGCAGTGCCACCGGAGGATGGTCTTATGGACGGTGGAGGACGGCCGACACTTCATGCCCGGGGGGATGGAGCAGGAGGTCTTCCCAGCGACGCAGTGGCCCTCCTTGAGCCACCGAGGCCAAAACCTCAGCCCCAAGTCTTTCCAGCGGTAAGATACCGGGCAGGACGTGTAGGCCCAGAGGAACTGTTGGAGCTTCTTCTTCAGCTTTGCAGTGACCTTGGTTCGGAGTTTGGAACCGTCCGGAAGGCGGATGAACTTGAAGTCCATGTCCTTCAGGTACCTAGGCATGTCACCCACCGGTACCAGGCGGCCTCTCCGGTTTCTTCTGAAGAGGAACTCGGAGTGGTTGTAGAAGTCCTGAGTCTCCCTGGGCCTCACGATGCTCATGAATGTCGGATCTAAATTGCGACCCAACTTGTACCTCAGGAGAGTCGAATTCAGCTCCGACGGCCGAGGGTCGTGGAACCTGTTGGTGTCCTCGATGAGGTCCGGAGGAGGCGCTTCCTCGTTGGGAGCCGCAGGTCGCAGACCGAGGTCGTGGGGCGAGGCCCGCTGGTCGGCGGACAGACACGAGCTGAGAGTCACCAGGAGGATCACACTTAGGAGCCGTAGCAGGAGAACACCTACATCCATCTGGAACAGAAGAAGGATCTGTCAGTAACCAAAATTCCTTTGGATGTTAAAAATGTCAAAGAATGtcttaagaagccctctctaactcTGGGGACTaacttccgaatcaccaccaatggccaggcaggcGGACTTCTTGCAAGGGCAGATtcgctcagcggttacccatccaagcagcagccacgctcgaagtTGCTTGATTGGCAACTTACTTCATTGGCACAGTGGATGTAATTGTTCCATAGTAACgtaataaaatcacaataaatgtTAGACGAAACTCCAAATTTAGAATCTTAATCCAAGAGTTATTAACCTAGaagttaaaatgttactttaagaGAAATATACGGAATGTTAATTTTCCTAAACCAGCTTCTATATGGCAGTAATACTGAAAAACCCATGTTTCAAAACAGACCGGCACTATTTCACCCTAAGTACAACGACAAAGTTTcctttttattatcaataaatggAAAGTTATATGACTTTATGTGACCTATAAAAGATTAACACTGCTCATTATACAGTTGGACTGGCACATCTTCCAGTTGCAAGTTGGTACTTTAGTGACGTCAAAGCAACCCTTTGATTTCCTCAAGCTTTGCCACAACCAAATAATATAGGCAATAATGaaagatttttaatgtttgtggATAGAAGCAGAGGTTCTTCGGCATTTGGAAGTTTTCAAATGAGAACTTAACTGGAAAGATACTCATCCTGAGTACCCAAATCTATATGTTGATCCTGGAGATATCATAAAATTGACCGATTATCATTCTGGTGTCCAATGATCTGATACTCCTTCTCTTAAGAATTGACTAAATggtttaaatattgataataaaaacgAAAAGTATTTTTCGAGTCTAGCTAGACTTTTCCACGAAAAGTCAGCCAATTCCTCCACTTATATCCCCACTatgagaataattttaattttgacagtTTTGTCTTTTTTCTCAAACAATACAACATTATTTCACTGTATTGAAgtttgttctatttaaaaaaaacgtgtAAAATTTGACATCTGCAATTTCATTGTTCTCTCCTTATTGGACTTAGACGAATTGATACAAGATCTACCGCCGATGTCAGAGCCAAAGGGCATCGTTTGTTTTGCGAATCAGTTGGCCAATGAACTTAGGTCAACCCAACTCATCACCCATGTGGTCTTTCAACTACACCAAAAAAAGAAAGGGAGAGGAGATACCAATGTTATGGGATTCGGTTCGCTAGCAGAAAACTTTGGTAAACTTCGGATGGGTTATGATATTTGTAGCATGTTTATTCATGACATATGGagtaattattctatttttagactttaaaagattttaaatttgaatttggcTTCCCAGTAAACAAAACTGAGCTTCTCCTCCCTCGGGAGTCTCACAAAACATATTCTAGCTCCTAGCTAATTTTGATCGCAATTTACACCTATTTGTCTGTTCGTATATTGTTGCACACGCCTTCTTTTGGACATTCTTTAGgccattaaaaacaatttttcattaaacttggcataaatatCCTTTCCTGAATGATCTTAGATACGTTTTTTAACCACTGAGATACAATCACCGAGAGAAAGTTGTAGGAAATTCAAAAAAGTTACAAtcttttagaaacattttcttgaataaaCTTTTTCATTCCTTACATATTAAACGTATTACACATTTTCGAGagaaattaaatcttaaatttaaactggTCAGAAAATAAAAGGCCAATTCGGTGTGATTGTCCTTGACCAATATTGTCTCTTTTAGTGACTTTTGACAGCTGCTTTTGGTGCTCAGTTCAACCAAATAGTAAAGTCCTCTATGACTTATAGACCTTCATTTCAAGAATTTGCACCTATTACTAGTTGTTTAggaataataatttgaattttaaaatgagaaatgatATTTCACATTAGACCTTATAACTTTAGAATGAATATTCTCCTCTTTCTCTTTGATTATACCGTAATTTGGATCTAATTCGGATGCAAAGTAAGTAGCATGAACTATACCTGGCTGTTAAACAATGAAGGCTAAACTTTAGGTAAAGAAAGCCCTGaccaataaataatagtaataagcCATTGAAGATTATCTCTTCAAAATGTAATCTTCTGGCACTGTCATCAGTTTTCGTTCCTCCGAGCAGTGAAATCATCCTGGGGTCTGATCCCTGCACCTTGACTGAACCCAATGGAGGTTTCCCCTCTCCGATGAATGGCCGTGGCATGAATGAACTGAAGATTTAGTACGTCTCGGGACCTCCTAGGCGAGAAAATCCGCAGCCGTAGATTATCTCGGTTGAAAGATCACATCTTCACGAGGATTTAGAGTTCTGTATCGCTCGTTGCCACAAAAGATCCCCGGCCACAAATTTCCTCCCAATCCGCCTGCCGTGACTTTAAGCGCTTTGCGGAGACGCCTCGCCATAAGCTGGGCGCCGGAACCCACCGGTCAATTTGTTATCTGAAAGCCgctgtaaaaatttataaataacgaCTAATCCGGTGAGGAGGTCTCGCATTTCGTGGTTATTCTCAGACTTTCATTGATGCGTTGACCCCCGACTCAGGCTTAATTCTTCAACACGTCTTACTTTAAACTTGACCTATTTGAAAAATGTTCGTTTCTTTTCCAAAAAAGGTTTGGAAAAATCTTCTTTTGGCGATTCTCTCAAAGGAGGATGTTTCTTGAATAGAGGTATCAGTGATCAAatcgaaaataataaaaacaaaatgtaagtaCATATTACTGAACGTTCCATTTCCAGCATATTTTTTGGTATACCAAAGAATTAGATTCGTTCCCTGTCCATGAAGATTCTCTTCCATTTACAACTCAACCATGATCTTCGATGTTTTTACTTCAACGATGTGACTTCACAACGATATGAATGTTTCTTGAAAAGGTGCATCCTTATAAAGTTCGTGtccagttataaaaaaaattacagataatgaacataaatttatttcaagcgGGCCTAGGGACAATAAAgctttaatgaaatatatttattggttctAACAATGCAGTGGATTCTAGTGCTTTAAGTAAAACATCTTAAACACAAAGGTGTGAATTTTAATGCGTTGTCCCGTACATGGCGTAAACCTAATTGCCATGTTTAATTGGATTTTTTACTGTCTTTAAGATAACGAGTCTTAATATCTCTTTAACCTTGGTATTCAGTAATCTGTGTATATTTTCTCGTTATGGAactcttaaataaatatactttacattacTAAGGAACATGAAGGAATTCTAAACTTGCATTTAGtgggatttaatatttattatgatacaaGAAATTCGTTCTTAAATAACGCACTGttatttgatgaaaaatcaaatattttgcaGGCAACAAAAATAGGGTAGATTCAAAGTATAATGTTATCACAAAATAAACGAAATGGAAATCCTCTTCCTGAGTATCATAgctttttttggtaaaaatttaaatattgaactgAGCACTTTTTTATACCAAAACCTCGGAAGAGATgacgttattcggttgtttttatcgaatggttcgatgtttATATCCGAaagaataattcgatattacaatttatttaacttagcatatgactTCAACTAATTAGTTTCAGTAATTTTAATGTCTCCCCTAAGGTTCGTTGCCCCTCCAAGAAGTTTCTCTTCAATTGACAACTCAACCATGATCATCGATGTTTTCACTTCAAAGTTTTGACTGGAAAACGATATGAATGTTTCTTGAAAAGATGCATCAGCCGTTTTATAAACGCAGTCACAGTTTATTTCTCTTCGGAGGCACGAACTCGTTTTGCGGATCCAGAGAATGTAGACAGGCTAGGTTTTCAGGCCTGACAAATGTAAACTGTCTATGACAATTTGCTAACGGGCTGGCACCATATATTACCTGCTAACTTAGTTTTTTACCAGTTTTTCTACCGATGGCGCCAGCCGATCTCTCGCCAATTTACATAGGAATGTAGCGGCGTTGAAGTGTTAAAATGACCGAATTTATGGCTTCTGGAGGAGGAATCGAAAAGGAAGGACGAGGGACGAGGGCGCCCATGATCTGATCTTATCACCTCTGTTTGTCTGTCTACCCACCGAACGACGGCTCATTATGTCACCCCTCCCCTCCCCTCCTGTCCTTCCTAGATTGTTTTTATGTCTTTAATTAGTGATTAAAAAAAGAATCCGTTTGTCCGTTTCTTACACCGCCCCCCTTACCGCAATATTTCTTCAGGGCCCTAAAATTCCCCAGATTCCTTTCGGGCGACTTTTGACAAGTTCCGCTAAAGGATGACACGATCCCGTTTAGGAGCCTACCTCATCTGGGCGacctaattttcaaattttatatttttcctttactCCGAAGAAGAAAAGAAACACGAAAAGTCacaaatggaaaatataaataggaacatatttatatgaaatattgaatGAGGAATTCTGAAGTGGGTTAAACCTGATCAAGTTGCCGAGTTCCCAAACGTGAGATGGGTGGGCGTCCAATTTGAACATGTGCAGCCCTTGTAGCTCTGCCGGTCATATACTCCACATATTCGTTACTGTCACTATCGGACA from Homalodisca vitripennis isolate AUS2020 chromosome 2, UT_GWSS_2.1, whole genome shotgun sequence encodes the following:
- the LOC124353633 gene encoding noggin-2-like; the protein is MDVGVLLLRLLSVILLVTLSSCLSADQRASPHDLGLRPAAPNEEAPPPDLIEDTNRFHDPRPSELNSTLLRYKLGRNLDPTFMSIVRPRETQDFYNHSEFLFRRNRRGRLVPVGDMPRYLKDMDFKFIRLPDGSKLRTKVTAKLKKKLQQFLWAYTSCPVSYRWKDLGLRFWPRWLKEGHCVAGKTSCSIPPGMKCRPSSTVHKTILRWHCRPMVFTNAALQPQQRLCQWIKVEYPIVTQCSCASPGTNMSYS